In Gammaproteobacteria bacterium, the genomic stretch TCTGGAAAAGGAAGGGACCGAAAAAAAGCCTGGAACTGCTGGGTGGTACAACACGTGGGCGTTCGAAAATGCAGCGCACAAAGCGGGTCTTTACGCCAAGAGTGTTAATGGTGACGCGTTTTCACATGAAGCGCGTGCCAAAGTTATCGAGATGATTAAGGAAGACCTCGGGCAGATAGACATGGTGGTCTATTCACTTGCCTCGCCTGTGCGTAAGTTGCCTGATAACGGCGAATTGATCCGTTCAGTGTTAAAGCCGATTGGCAAACCGTATAAGGCAACAGCTATAGACTTGAGCAAGGATGAAATCATACAGGCTGAGGTTGAGCCGGCGACTGACGAGGAAATCGCCAACACCGTAACTGTCATGGGTGGCGAAGACTGGGAATTGTGGATGTCTGCTCTGCAGGAAGCTGGCGTGCTGGCCGATGGCGTTCAAACCCTGGCCTATAGCTATATCGGTAGTGATATAACATGGCCTATTTACTGGGAAGGGGCGCTTGGTAAGGCTAAGGAAGATATGGATCGCGCGGCAGCTTCGTTACGGAAGCAACTTGCACCGCTGAATGGAAGCGCCAACATCGCTGTGTTAAAGAGTGTGGTGACCCAGGCATCGGCGGCGATACCGGTGATGCCGCTTTACATCGCGATGTCTTTTCGCGTTATGAAGGAAAAGCAAGTACACGAGGGTGTGCTGGATCAAATCAATCGCATGTTTCGTACACAACTCTATCGCAATGGTGGGCCCGAGCTAGACGATACACAGCGTGTGCGTATGGACGACTGGGAACTGCGTGAGGATGTTCAAGGCGCTATCAGAGAAATGTGGCCGCAGATCACCAGTGCCAATCTGTTTGAAATGACCGACTATCAAGACTACAAAGATGAGTTTCTAAAGCTATTTGGTTTCGGCGTTCCCGGGGTGGACTATGATGCAGATGTGAATCCTGCCGTGGACTTTCATCCAGCTACACTCTAATGGAATGGTGACAGCTGAGTGAGAGCCAGTAGGTTGCTCTCACTCAATCCAGCGTCTTAATCACTCGGCAATTCGTACAGAAAGATGATTTCAAGTATTCATTTCTGAAATCCAGACGTGACTATGTATGAATTTGCTGAGCCAACCAATGCTGTAATGCCTCATCTGCCTGGCGTAGAATTTCGTCGTTTAACAAACCTCGTTCAATTGCCTGTTTGACAGCACGCACACGTGGGTTGATCCACTCCGGGGTGACGCTTTCGTCATTGGCATTGAGTTTCTGATATATTGCGGCGAGTCGATTCTGTACGCCGCGTCGAGAAAGATAGCGCCGACGCGCAATCCCATTGTCCGTCAAGCCCAGTGCCATATCGATAAGCGCTTCATACTCAACATCAGTTAAAGCATCCATGCGTGTGGTGAGGCGTGCTTGTACGGGTTTGATCATAGGATCAATCCAGCACTGATCGTCAACAAACACAGCCTTAATCGCTTTGCCAAGTTCGACGGAAGTGTTGTTCTTCAAGACATAACCATAAACAGTCTGTTCGGGGACAATTTTTTGTAGTTCACGCAAATAGCTTTCATCTGCATGATTACTCCAGAAAACAATACGAGCCGATGGCTGTACTTGCCACAGCTTTTTAGCCAGGGCCAGACCATTTAGATCCGGCATTTGAATGTCAGTGAGTAAACAGATGTTGGCGCAGCCCCTCAAGGCGCTAAGTGCAGATTGCCCTTCCCGGTGAAACACAATGGTAAGTCCACTCAGTGTTTGTTCAAGAAACTCACGATCTCGGGGATTGTCTTCAGCGACATGAATTACAGCATCATGCATAGCGAACCTCGAGTTCGAGGCAGGTACCGCTACTGAAACGTGACTGGCGGAATGAAAGCTGGGCACCAATCAGTTTTGCACGCTCAAGCATATTGCTAATACCAAAGCCCCCGGTGGCAGACTCCTGTAAACCGTTTCCATCGTCTTCAACGATAAAGCGCACGCCGCTT encodes the following:
- a CDS encoding trans-2-enoyl-CoA reductase family protein; translated protein: MIIKPKTRGFICTTTHPSGCAANVAEQIEKVQAGGKIENSPKKVLVIGASTGYGLASRIVAAFGCGAATIGVFLEKEGTEKKPGTAGWYNTWAFENAAHKAGLYAKSVNGDAFSHEARAKVIEMIKEDLGQIDMVVYSLASPVRKLPDNGELIRSVLKPIGKPYKATAIDLSKDEIIQAEVEPATDEEIANTVTVMGGEDWELWMSALQEAGVLADGVQTLAYSYIGSDITWPIYWEGALGKAKEDMDRAAASLRKQLAPLNGSANIAVLKSVVTQASAAIPVMPLYIAMSFRVMKEKQVHEGVLDQINRMFRTQLYRNGGPELDDTQRVRMDDWELREDVQGAIREMWPQITSANLFEMTDYQDYKDEFLKLFGFGVPGVDYDADVNPAVDFHPATL
- a CDS encoding response regulator transcription factor, whose protein sequence is MHDAVIHVAEDNPRDREFLEQTLSGLTIVFHREGQSALSALRGCANICLLTDIQMPDLNGLALAKKLWQVQPSARIVFWSNHADESYLRELQKIVPEQTVYGYVLKNNTSVELGKAIKAVFVDDQCWIDPMIKPVQARLTTRMDALTDVEYEALIDMALGLTDNGIARRRYLSRRGVQNRLAAIYQKLNANDESVTPEWINPRVRAVKQAIERGLLNDEILRQADEALQHWLAQQIHT